From a region of the Salvelinus alpinus chromosome 2, SLU_Salpinus.1, whole genome shotgun sequence genome:
- the LOC139542040 gene encoding zinc finger protein 79-like has translation MNQHERIHTGEKPYHYSQCGKCFSQSGELKQHERIHTGEKPYHCSMCGKSFNQKNNLNQHEKIHRGQKPYHSSQGERPDYEEPEPETSKPARGHHCSHCGKGFKQLRDLKQHERIHTGEKPYHCSQCGKSFAQLCNLKTHERIHTGEKLYHCSQCEKSFKELGNLRRHEINHTGGKGVGL, from the exons ATGAACcaacacgagagaatacacacaggggagaagccttaccactactcccagtgtggaaagtgtttcagcCAGTCAGGGGAgctgaaacaacatgagagaatacacacaggggagaagccttaccactgctccatgtgtggaaagagttttaaccagAAAAACAACCTGAACCAACATGAGAAAATACACAGAGGGCAGAAGCCTTACCACTCCTCCCAGG GAGAAAGACCAGACTACGAGGAACCAGAGCCAGAGACGTCCAAACCAGCAAGAGGacaccactgctcccactgtggaaagggttttaaacAGTTACGGGacctgaaacaacatgagagaatacatacaggagaaaagccttaccactgctcccagtgtggaaaaagTTTTGCCCAGTTATGTAACCTGAAaacacatgagagaatacacacaggggagaagctttaccactgctcccagtgtgaaaAGAGTTTTAAGGAGTTGGGTAACCTGAGAAGACATGAGATAAACCACACAGGAGGTAAGGGTGTAGGCCTCTGA